The Palaemon carinicauda isolate YSFRI2023 chromosome 37, ASM3689809v2, whole genome shotgun sequence genome contains a region encoding:
- the LOC137629121 gene encoding neurotrophin 1-like — protein sequence MALRVLVSLLLVGSSWGSSTSHVSISLGGSNVAYNNDHVPASHYPAPAYHPEPAYPAHPPPAYHPEPAYPAHPAPAYHPEPAYPAHPAPAYHPEPSYGKHHEPEIPACSELTNATYCLEDEEYPEYEIKHAIQYHLDKFNHLYADVADLNTELSVERPNTLDEETYLCPSETAYIRPLRALNTDGKWRVIINEIKLHYKTFTQTARVEDCLTAGEECPKVPICYESTCLQKSIYHRFLVYDPYDQYFPFAIESFKLPASCACLLGAYTIDH from the coding sequence GTGGATCCAATGTCGCTTATAACAACGACCACGTTCCAGCATCCCATTATCCAGCACCCGCTTATCATCCAGAACCAGCCTATCCAGCACATCCACCCCCAGCCTACCATCCAGAACCGGCCTATCCAGCCCATCCAGCTCCGGCTTACCATCCAGAACCGGCCTATCCAGCCCATCCAGCTCCGGCTTACCATCCAGAACCCTCTTACGGAAAGCACCACGAACCTGAAATCCCCGCCTGTTCAGAGCTAACCAACGCCACCTATTGCCTGGAAGACGAAGAGTATCCAGAGTACGAAATCAAACACGCCATCCAGTACCACCTGGATAAATTCAACCACTTGTACGCCGACGTGGCTGACCTCAACACGGAACTCTCTGTCGAAAGGCCAAACACCCTGGATGAGGAGACCTACCTTTGCCCATCTGAGACGGCTTATATCCGGCCACTCAGGGCCTTGAACACCGACGGCAAGTGGAGGGTCATCATCAACGAGATCAAACTTCATTACAAGACTTTCACCCAGACGGCCCGCGTGGAGGATTGCTTAACTGCTGGAGAGGAATGTCCAAAGGTCCCCATATGCTACGAATCCACATGCCTGCAGAAGTCCATCTACCATCGGTTCCTCGTCTACGACCCCTACGATCAGTACTTCCCCTTCGCCATCGAGAGCTTCAAACTGCCCGCAAGCTGCGCTTGCCTCTTGGGAGCTTACACTATCGACCACTGA